In Desulfobulbus oralis, one DNA window encodes the following:
- a CDS encoding YkgJ family cysteine cluster protein, which yields MAHTGQPDPESIFSAKNTNPSNILPQKLTLHSPLQFRCHPGVSCFTACCHAIRIMLTPYDILMLRKRLNLPADEFITRYTEPVYLEKTDMPGLILKLVGDNQACPFVTPAGCTVYADRPSACRYYPVGMADFHEGRNEGAGSTEQFFFLVREPHCKGHEEPKHWTIGAWRADQGVDKRDAMNREWLRLVMRRKSFGLQASLSEAAKRMFFMASTDLDTFRKFVFESSFLDTYEVDPETVERLRTDDTELMLFSFKYLASTLFGTPDLTIRQEKVASKAAELKKNQEEAVRRAEREYRELKAEHDRMLAERDKTGPKA from the coding sequence ATGGCTCATACAGGGCAACCCGATCCGGAAAGCATCTTTTCTGCAAAAAACACCAATCCTTCCAATATACTGCCGCAAAAACTCACGCTGCACTCACCGCTGCAGTTTCGCTGCCATCCCGGCGTCAGTTGCTTTACCGCCTGCTGCCATGCCATCAGGATCATGCTGACGCCCTACGACATCCTGATGCTCAGAAAGCGCCTGAACCTGCCGGCAGACGAATTCATAACCCGATACACCGAGCCGGTCTATCTGGAAAAAACCGACATGCCGGGCCTGATCCTCAAGCTGGTGGGCGACAACCAGGCCTGTCCCTTTGTCACGCCCGCAGGCTGCACGGTTTATGCCGACCGGCCTTCCGCCTGCCGCTACTACCCGGTGGGCATGGCCGATTTCCACGAGGGCCGGAACGAGGGCGCAGGCTCCACCGAACAGTTTTTCTTTCTGGTCAGGGAGCCGCACTGCAAGGGCCACGAGGAACCCAAACACTGGACCATCGGCGCATGGCGCGCCGATCAGGGCGTGGACAAACGGGATGCCATGAACCGGGAATGGCTCCGGCTGGTCATGCGGCGGAAATCCTTCGGCCTGCAGGCCTCGCTGAGTGAAGCCGCCAAGCGTATGTTCTTCATGGCCTCCACGGATCTGGACACCTTCCGCAAATTCGTGTTCGAAAGTTCCTTTCTGGACACCTACGAAGTGGATCCGGAGACCGTTGAGCGCCTCAGAACGGACGATACCGAACTCATGCTGTTCTCCTTCAAATATCTGGCCAGCACGCTCTTTGGCACGCCGGATCTTACGATCCGCCAGGAAAAGGTGGCGAGCAAGGCGGCCGAGCTGAAAAAAAATCAGGAAGAGGCTGTCAGGCGGGCCGAACGGGAATACCGGGAACTCAAGGCCGAGCACGACCGCATGTTGGCGGAGCGGGACAAGACCGGCCCCAAAGCCTGA
- a CDS encoding response regulator: protein MNSSSSLVFIVDDVAENIQIAISHLQELGCNFAYALSGEQALARIPIAKPQLILMDVMMPGMDGFQTVVQLKKDRHAGSIPVIFLTARTSVEDVVRGFDLGGVDYITKPFNGMELRARVRNHLELYSYRTELAALVEKRTYAIEQLQDVVIEAMGEMAEYRDQETGSHIRRTMEYVRLLAEATALNGHYTEQLTREYIGILYKSAPLHDIGKVGVPDRILLKPGRLTPEEFTLMQKHTLYGETIISNLEQMAGQNTAFLRCAKEISGSHHERFDGSGYPRGLKGEAIPLSGRLMTIADIYDALVCKRIYKPALSHEVAMEIMTRDNQAAFDPILLNTLVQVQHEFHAIACDYAE, encoded by the coding sequence GTGAACTCGTCCAGCTCGCTTGTCTTCATCGTTGACGATGTGGCGGAAAACATCCAGATCGCCATCTCGCACCTGCAGGAGCTGGGCTGCAATTTTGCCTACGCCCTCTCCGGCGAGCAGGCCCTGGCCCGCATCCCCATCGCCAAGCCGCAGCTCATCCTCATGGATGTCATGATGCCGGGCATGGACGGCTTCCAAACCGTGGTCCAGTTAAAAAAAGACCGCCATGCCGGCAGCATCCCGGTCATTTTCCTGACCGCCCGCACCAGTGTCGAGGATGTGGTGCGCGGCTTTGACCTGGGCGGCGTGGACTACATCACCAAGCCCTTCAACGGCATGGAGCTGCGCGCCCGGGTGCGCAACCACCTGGAACTCTACAGCTACCGCACCGAGCTGGCTGCCCTGGTGGAAAAACGCACCTATGCGATCGAGCAACTGCAGGACGTGGTCATCGAGGCCATGGGCGAAATGGCCGAGTACCGCGACCAGGAAACCGGCAGCCACATTCGCCGCACCATGGAGTACGTGCGGCTGCTGGCCGAAGCCACCGCCCTGAACGGCCATTACACCGAGCAGCTCACCCGGGAATACATCGGCATCCTGTACAAGAGTGCGCCACTCCACGATATCGGCAAGGTGGGCGTCCCGGACCGCATTCTGCTGAAGCCCGGCCGGCTCACGCCAGAGGAATTCACCCTCATGCAGAAGCACACCCTCTACGGCGAGACGATCATCAGCAACCTCGAACAGATGGCGGGGCAGAACACGGCTTTTCTCCGCTGCGCCAAGGAGATCAGCGGCTCGCACCACGAACGCTTCGACGGCAGCGGTTACCCCCGCGGCCTGAAGGGCGAGGCGATCCCGCTGTCCGGCCGGCTGATGACCATTGCCGACATCTATGACGCCCTGGTCTGCAAACGGATATACAAACCCGCCCTGTCCCACGAAGTGGCCATGGAGATCATGACGCGCGACAACCAGGCCGCCTTTGACCCGATTCTCCTGAACACGCTTGTGCAGGTTCAGCATGAATTTCATGCCATCGCCTGCGACTATGCCGAGTGA
- a CDS encoding TIGR04211 family SH3 domain-containing protein, producing the protein MIQKSFLCPKRTLCSLLLLVLLAAGLALPLVPAPAQATDIRYARPLLHISIREQAAPKSKIVANINLSEPLEVLKEVGDWVQVKSQSGTTGWVAAKYLGTAPVVPEDYFQPGSGSGQVLIDSGNVFKELSTANDKLKQDLASCTTDLGTIQDKYDTMTQDPDSIIHTKTTLEETRARLREQEEQLAQLQIDYKALKMNQSIMWFLAGAGALFLGWLIGRFSSGRKQRSSLY; encoded by the coding sequence ATGATACAGAAATCTTTTCTTTGTCCCAAACGAACGCTCTGCTCCCTCCTGCTGCTGGTCCTGCTGGCCGCGGGTCTCGCCCTGCCCCTCGTTCCGGCCCCGGCACAGGCGACCGATATCCGCTATGCCAGGCCGCTGCTGCATATCTCCATCCGGGAGCAGGCCGCGCCCAAAAGCAAGATTGTGGCCAACATCAATCTTTCCGAGCCGCTGGAGGTGCTGAAGGAAGTCGGCGACTGGGTACAGGTCAAGAGCCAGTCCGGAACAACGGGCTGGGTCGCGGCCAAGTATCTGGGCACCGCGCCCGTGGTGCCGGAAGACTATTTCCAGCCCGGCTCCGGCAGCGGTCAGGTGCTCATCGATTCGGGCAATGTCTTCAAGGAGCTGAGCACGGCCAACGACAAGCTGAAGCAGGATCTGGCCTCCTGCACGACCGATCTGGGCACCATCCAGGACAAGTACGATACCATGACCCAGGACCCGGACAGCATCATACACACCAAAACCACCCTGGAAGAGACCCGGGCCCGCCTGCGGGAGCAGGAAGAACAACTGGCCCAGTTGCAGATCGACTACAAGGCCCTCAAGATGAACCAGTCCATCATGTGGTTTCTGGCGGGCGCCGGGGCCCTTTTTCTGGGCTGGCTGATCGGCCGCTTCTCCAGCGGCCGCAAGCAGCGCAGCTCCCTCTACTGA
- a CDS encoding NAD(+)/NADH kinase, which translates to MNLKFVGIHVRPDSPDAERKGIELAAWLQRQGIATGDLNAAEPSMDLLIVLGGDGTLLHAADLASRYGIPILGVHMGNLGFLTEITVDELYKTITMLLAGEYRLERRIMLSAAVVNGTTGAISEAVRALNEVLIVKDSASALIRLGCWANQEYITTYSADGLIIASPTGSTAYNLSAGGPLVHAEQKSLILTPVCPFMLSSRPVLLSSETLVTVHPLAPASQVGVIIDGELHWRMAEDDYLLVQQAARPLLIVSSPWKSYFKILRTKLHWGGDPVDLPLPDPVRRYC; encoded by the coding sequence ATGAACCTGAAATTCGTCGGCATCCACGTCCGGCCAGACAGCCCGGATGCCGAGCGGAAAGGCATCGAACTGGCAGCATGGCTGCAACGGCAGGGCATTGCCACAGGCGACCTGAATGCAGCGGAACCATCGATGGATCTGCTGATAGTGCTGGGCGGAGACGGCACGCTGCTGCACGCGGCCGATCTGGCCAGCCGGTACGGCATACCGATCCTGGGCGTCCACATGGGCAACCTGGGCTTTCTCACGGAAATAACCGTGGACGAACTCTACAAAACCATCACCATGCTGTTGGCCGGCGAGTACCGCCTCGAACGGCGGATCATGCTCAGCGCCGCCGTCGTCAACGGCACGACCGGCGCCATCAGCGAAGCGGTACGGGCACTGAATGAGGTGCTTATCGTCAAGGACAGCGCCTCCGCTCTGATCCGGCTGGGCTGTTGGGCCAATCAGGAATACATCACCACCTACAGCGCCGATGGCCTCATCATTGCCTCCCCCACCGGCTCCACCGCCTACAATCTCTCTGCCGGCGGCCCCCTGGTGCATGCCGAACAGAAGAGCCTGATCCTGACCCCGGTCTGTCCCTTCATGCTGAGTTCACGGCCGGTGCTGCTGTCCAGCGAAACCCTCGTCACCGTTCATCCGCTGGCCCCGGCCAGCCAGGTCGGGGTGATCATCGACGGCGAGCTGCACTGGCGCATGGCGGAAGACGACTATTTGCTGGTCCAGCAGGCGGCACGACCTCTGTTGATCGTGAGTTCCCCATGGAAGAGCTATTTCAAAATCCTGCGAACCAAACTCCACTGGGGCGGCGATCCGGTTGATCTGCCCTTGCCGGATCCGGTCCGCCGCTACTGCTGA
- the nifJ gene encoding pyruvate:ferredoxin (flavodoxin) oxidoreductase produces the protein MSRKMVTIDGNTACANIAYATSEVITIYPITPSSPMADIADAKATAKQENIWGSVPVVSQMQSEAGVAGAVHGSLGAGAMCTTFTASQGLLLMIPNMYKIAGELTPTVFHITARALACQGLSIFGDHGDVMAARQVGWAMLCSQDVQEAQDLALIATQSTLASRVPFIHFFDGFRTSHEVMKIEDLSMDDIRFMIDEDLVIEHRKRALTPDRPSLAGTAQNPDVNFTGRETVNKYYDATPGIVQETMNKFAELTGRQYHLFDYVGAPDATDVIVIMGSGALTVAATIEHLIAREDRKAGLVIVRLFRPFDAAAMVNALPSTVERITVMDRTKEPGAIGEPLYEDVCTALTEALERNPTMCMPAVYGGRFGLGSAEFSPAMVKAILDNMASFAPKKHFCVGPHDDVTFTSLNYDPHFNIEGEDVYRAMFYGLGSDGTVGANKNTIKIIGTETDNSTQGYFVYDSKKSGSMTVSHLRFGKKQVVAPYLITKANFIACHNFAFLNSYDMLANLHEGGTFLLTSTYDKDEIWQHLPALVQKQLIEKKARFYIIDAVKLGLALGLGARINMIMQTAFFKISGILPEQEAIDAIKKAIKKTYGSKGDKVVQMNYSAVDGAIANIFEVTVPESVNGHEMPPTVPEEAPAFVREVTARMMAGRGESIKVSQMPADGRWPTATTQWEKRNIAVKVSSWDPEACIQCGRCSLVCPHASIRMKVATPEALQAAGADESFKTADAMGKEFAGMKFTIQISTADCCGCTLCVSTCPGRKKDANGKRTDEPALAMVLNTEELYRQEAPHWKTFMALPEVDEQLIDVGTIKGSQFKRPLFEFSGACAGCGETPYVKLVTQLFGDRMLASNATGCSSIYSGNLPTTPYAKRADGRGPAWSNSLFEDNAEHGLGMRDAVDKLGMQAGELLEKAVEAQIVAKELADSILDARQDTQMAIEAQRARIDELKKVLEQSRDIIAKRLYHVADYLVKKSVWIIGGDGWGYDIGYGGLDHVLASGKNVNVLLLDTEVYSNTGGQMSKSTPRAAVAQFASSGKTMPKKNMGMIFSTFGTVYVARISIGANPTQAVRAIKEAEAYDGPSLVICYAHCINHGIDMAKGLEQQKKAVECGHWSLFRYNPDLEKAGKNPMIIDSKEPTISFAEYAMNENRYRRLKMSNAEHAAELMQKSQEDVDRNWKLLKGWAKALETE, from the coding sequence ATGTCCCGGAAAATGGTCACCATTGACGGCAATACGGCCTGCGCGAATATTGCGTATGCCACCAGCGAGGTCATCACCATCTATCCCATCACGCCCTCGTCGCCGATGGCGGATATAGCGGACGCCAAGGCAACGGCCAAACAGGAAAACATCTGGGGTTCTGTCCCGGTCGTTTCCCAGATGCAGTCGGAAGCGGGCGTGGCGGGCGCGGTTCACGGCTCCCTGGGCGCGGGTGCGATGTGCACCACCTTCACCGCATCCCAGGGCCTGTTGCTCATGATCCCCAATATGTACAAGATCGCGGGCGAACTGACCCCAACGGTGTTCCACATCACCGCCCGCGCGCTGGCCTGCCAGGGGCTGTCCATTTTCGGCGACCACGGCGACGTCATGGCTGCCCGCCAGGTCGGCTGGGCCATGCTCTGCTCCCAGGACGTGCAGGAAGCCCAGGATCTGGCCCTGATCGCCACCCAGAGCACCCTGGCCTCCAGGGTGCCCTTCATCCACTTCTTCGACGGCTTCCGCACCTCCCACGAGGTCATGAAAATCGAAGATCTGAGCATGGACGACATCCGTTTCATGATCGACGAGGATCTGGTCATCGAGCACCGCAAACGCGCCCTGACCCCGGATCGGCCGTCGCTCGCCGGCACGGCCCAGAATCCGGATGTCAACTTCACCGGCCGCGAAACGGTCAACAAGTACTACGACGCAACCCCGGGCATCGTTCAGGAGACGATGAACAAGTTCGCCGAACTGACCGGCCGGCAATACCATCTTTTCGACTATGTGGGCGCTCCCGACGCAACAGACGTCATCGTCATCATGGGTTCGGGCGCGCTGACCGTGGCTGCCACCATCGAGCACCTGATCGCCCGGGAAGACCGCAAGGCGGGTCTGGTCATCGTGCGCCTGTTCCGGCCCTTTGACGCGGCTGCCATGGTCAACGCCCTGCCGTCCACGGTCGAGCGCATCACGGTCATGGATCGCACCAAGGAACCGGGCGCCATCGGCGAGCCGCTCTATGAAGACGTGTGCACCGCTCTGACCGAGGCGCTGGAGCGCAATCCCACCATGTGCATGCCTGCGGTTTACGGTGGCCGTTTCGGTCTGGGCTCCGCCGAATTCAGCCCGGCCATGGTCAAGGCCATCCTGGACAATATGGCCTCCTTTGCCCCCAAGAAGCATTTCTGCGTCGGCCCGCACGACGACGTGACCTTCACCAGCCTGAACTACGATCCGCACTTCAACATCGAAGGGGAGGACGTGTACCGCGCCATGTTCTATGGCCTGGGCTCCGACGGAACGGTCGGCGCCAACAAGAACACCATCAAAATCATCGGCACGGAAACCGACAACTCCACGCAGGGCTACTTTGTCTATGACTCCAAGAAGTCCGGGTCCATGACCGTGTCCCATCTGCGCTTCGGCAAGAAGCAGGTGGTCGCGCCCTACCTGATCACCAAGGCCAACTTCATTGCCTGCCACAACTTTGCCTTCCTGAACAGCTATGACATGCTGGCCAACCTGCACGAGGGCGGCACCTTCCTGCTCACCAGCACCTACGACAAGGACGAGATCTGGCAGCATCTGCCGGCCCTGGTGCAGAAGCAGCTCATCGAGAAAAAGGCCAGATTCTACATCATCGACGCGGTCAAGCTGGGCCTGGCTCTGGGCCTGGGCGCCCGCATCAACATGATCATGCAGACCGCCTTCTTCAAGATCTCCGGCATCCTGCCCGAACAGGAAGCCATTGACGCCATCAAGAAGGCCATCAAGAAGACCTACGGCTCCAAGGGCGACAAGGTTGTGCAGATGAACTACAGCGCGGTGGACGGCGCGATTGCCAACATCTTCGAGGTCACTGTTCCGGAGAGCGTCAATGGCCACGAAATGCCGCCAACCGTGCCGGAGGAGGCGCCGGCTTTTGTCAGGGAAGTCACCGCCCGGATGATGGCTGGCCGCGGCGAGAGCATCAAGGTTTCCCAGATGCCTGCCGACGGTCGCTGGCCGACGGCCACCACCCAGTGGGAGAAGCGCAATATCGCTGTCAAGGTTTCCTCCTGGGATCCGGAAGCCTGCATCCAGTGCGGCCGCTGCTCCCTGGTGTGCCCCCATGCCAGCATTCGCATGAAGGTGGCCACTCCGGAGGCCCTGCAGGCCGCAGGCGCGGACGAAAGCTTCAAAACCGCAGACGCCATGGGCAAAGAGTTTGCGGGCATGAAATTCACGATCCAGATCTCCACCGCCGACTGCTGCGGCTGCACGCTCTGCGTCAGCACCTGCCCCGGCCGCAAAAAGGATGCGAACGGCAAGCGCACCGATGAACCGGCACTTGCCATGGTGCTGAACACCGAAGAGCTGTACAGGCAGGAAGCCCCGCACTGGAAGACCTTCATGGCCCTGCCGGAAGTGGACGAGCAGCTCATCGACGTGGGCACCATCAAGGGCAGTCAGTTCAAGCGGCCGCTCTTCGAGTTCTCCGGCGCCTGCGCCGGCTGCGGCGAAACCCCGTACGTCAAGCTGGTCACCCAGCTCTTCGGCGACCGGATGCTGGCCTCCAACGCCACCGGCTGCTCCTCCATCTATTCCGGCAACCTGCCCACCACGCCTTACGCGAAGCGCGCCGACGGCCGCGGCCCGGCCTGGTCCAACTCGCTCTTCGAGGACAATGCCGAGCACGGCCTGGGCATGCGCGACGCTGTGGACAAGCTGGGCATGCAGGCCGGCGAACTGCTGGAGAAGGCCGTCGAAGCGCAAATCGTCGCCAAGGAACTGGCCGACTCCATCCTGGATGCCAGGCAGGATACCCAGATGGCCATCGAAGCCCAGCGCGCCCGCATCGACGAGCTGAAAAAGGTTCTGGAGCAATCCAGGGACATCATCGCCAAACGGCTCTACCATGTGGCCGATTATCTGGTCAAAAAGTCTGTCTGGATCATCGGCGGCGACGGTTGGGGCTATGACATCGGTTACGGCGGCCTGGACCACGTGCTGGCCTCTGGCAAAAACGTGAACGTCCTGCTGCTGGACACCGAGGTGTATTCCAACACCGGCGGCCAGATGTCCAAGTCCACCCCGCGCGCGGCGGTCGCCCAGTTTGCATCCAGCGGCAAGACCATGCCGAAGAAGAACATGGGCATGATCTTCTCCACCTTTGGCACCGTGTATGTGGCCCGGATCTCCATCGGCGCCAACCCAACCCAGGCGGTACGCGCCATCAAGGAGGCCGAGGCCTACGACGGGCCATCGCTCGTCATCTGCTACGCGCACTGCATCAACCATGGCATCGACATGGCCAAGGGTCTGGAGCAGCAGAAGAAGGCGGTCGAGTGCGGCCACTGGTCGCTCTTCCGCTATAACCCGGATCTGGAAAAGGCCGGCAAGAACCCGATGATCATAGACTCCAAGGAGCCGACCATCAGCTTTGCCGAATACGCCATGAACGAAAACCGCTATCGCCGTCTCAAGATGAGCAACGCCGAGCATGCGGCAGAACTGATGCAGAAGTCCCAGGAAGACGTGGATCGCAACTGGAAACTGCTCAAAGGCTGGGCCAAGGCGCTTGAGACCGAATAA
- a CDS encoding response regulator: protein MTVPNRPETSPRTTELSAGQPAFPDQISHEIRTPLNAIIGYAEMLQKTALDDRQRHYADNIVKSGLALVDILDGWLVQARDKKGRGIKPAGAATGRAAAMSAPGTEPFRILVIEDSPLIRDLFTDIFSEGHYSVQTAADGASGLECAVTGQPDLIFLDLHLSDSDGWQIARNLRGNPASARIPLVLMTGQTLAPDSFRPLFDDLLQKPFQLAQLRATVATWQARLASGQGPAGPSLARTVRPFWEAEMGRLLTAIVYTGSLPLTIELGQLLETRGEERNCPPMRDAGRQLLHCATAPDIAGIDAIVSQLTPLLEGHKP, encoded by the coding sequence ATGACCGTTCCGAACAGGCCGGAAACGTCGCCCCGGACCACAGAGCTATCGGCCGGGCAGCCGGCATTTCCGGACCAGATCAGCCACGAAATTCGCACGCCGCTCAACGCCATCATCGGCTACGCGGAGATGCTGCAGAAGACGGCGCTGGACGACAGGCAGCGGCACTATGCCGACAATATCGTCAAGAGCGGTCTGGCTCTGGTGGACATCCTGGACGGCTGGCTCGTCCAGGCCAGAGACAAAAAAGGCAGGGGAATCAAGCCAGCAGGTGCAGCGACCGGCAGGGCTGCCGCCATGAGCGCCCCGGGTACCGAGCCCTTTCGCATTCTGGTGATCGAGGATTCGCCTTTGATCCGCGATCTGTTCACGGATATCTTCAGCGAAGGGCACTACAGCGTCCAGACCGCGGCGGACGGCGCTTCCGGGCTGGAATGCGCCGTCACTGGCCAGCCGGATCTTATCTTTCTCGACCTGCACCTCTCCGACAGCGATGGCTGGCAGATCGCCCGGAACCTGCGCGGCAACCCGGCAAGCGCCCGCATTCCGCTGGTGCTCATGACCGGCCAGACCCTGGCGCCGGACAGCTTTCGTCCGCTCTTCGACGATCTGCTGCAAAAACCCTTTCAGCTCGCGCAGTTGCGTGCCACGGTGGCGACCTGGCAGGCCAGACTGGCCTCCGGCCAGGGCCCGGCCGGCCCCAGCCTCGCCCGGACTGTCCGGCCTTTCTGGGAAGCGGAAATGGGCCGGCTTTTGACCGCCATCGTTTATACCGGCAGTCTGCCGCTCACCATTGAACTGGGACAACTCCTGGAAACCAGGGGCGAGGAGCGGAACTGTCCCCCCATGCGGGATGCGGGCCGGCAGTTGCTGCACTGCGCCACGGCCCCCGACATTGCCGGCATCGACGCCATTGTCAGCCAGTTGACACCACTCCTCGAGGGGCACAAACCGTGA
- a CDS encoding zinc-ribbon domain-containing protein produces MRRMGADQPSSAWGSRHNNQQDGTRPGLRAMLVICEECAQKYKVDERQMRGDRARFTCQKCGHPVIVRREDAAPGRPHGESRIPIVETSY; encoded by the coding sequence ATGCGGCGTATGGGCGCCGATCAACCATCATCTGCCTGGGGGAGCAGGCACAACAATCAGCAGGACGGGACTCGTCCGGGGTTGAGAGCCATGTTGGTCATTTGCGAGGAATGTGCACAGAAATACAAAGTCGACGAGCGCCAGATGAGGGGGGACCGGGCTCGTTTTACCTGCCAGAAATGCGGACATCCCGTCATAGTGCGCAGGGAGGATGCCGCCCCGGGCCGCCCGCACGGGGAATCGCGGATTCCCATAGTCGAAACTTCATACTGA
- a CDS encoding histidinol-phosphatase has translation MNPVRNPLIDISHDGHVHTLLCGHAVGRMEEYVQAALARGLSGMCFLEHLEVGIVYCKRNWLEASHFAEYFREGERLQKAYKGRMAIQLGAELGYNPAAVDELRARLRQYPFERVGLSCHYYWHGDRHWNLLGLHPDSLNRFRAIGADTVLTRYFDNLMHAAAELDCSVLCHLDAGLRHLPDLQYQDSHRAQIRRLLATVKARGMMLEINTSGFARRGYPYPTDWIIREAIGMGIPLTPGSDAHDPEEVGRYFEQLPAYLAALRP, from the coding sequence ATGAATCCAGTTCGGAATCCCCTTATCGACATCAGCCACGATGGCCATGTGCACACCCTGCTCTGCGGTCACGCTGTGGGCCGGATGGAAGAATACGTGCAGGCTGCCCTCGCAAGGGGGCTCTCTGGCATGTGTTTTCTGGAACACCTGGAAGTGGGCATTGTCTATTGCAAACGTAACTGGCTGGAGGCCAGTCATTTTGCCGAGTATTTCCGGGAGGGCGAACGTCTGCAAAAGGCCTATAAGGGCAGAATGGCCATTCAGCTCGGTGCGGAGCTGGGCTACAACCCGGCGGCCGTGGATGAACTGCGGGCCAGACTCAGGCAGTACCCCTTCGAGCGGGTGGGCCTGTCCTGCCACTATTACTGGCACGGAGACCGGCACTGGAACCTCCTCGGTCTGCACCCGGACAGCCTGAACCGCTTCAGGGCGATCGGTGCGGATACGGTGCTGACCCGGTATTTCGACAACCTGATGCACGCGGCGGCAGAACTGGACTGCAGCGTCCTCTGCCATCTGGACGCGGGCCTGCGGCACCTGCCCGACCTGCAGTATCAGGACAGCCATCGGGCACAGATCAGGAGGCTTTTGGCGACCGTGAAAGCGCGCGGCATGATGCTGGAAATCAACACATCAGGCTTTGCCAGGCGCGGCTATCCCTACCCGACGGACTGGATCATCCGCGAAGCCATCGGCATGGGCATTCCCCTGACCCCGGGCTCGGATGCCCATGATCCGGAAGAAGTCGGCCGCTATTTCGAGCAACTGCCTGCCTATCTGGCAGCTCTTCGTCCGTAG
- the proC gene encoding pyrroline-5-carboxylate reductase encodes MTTIVGTLGCIGGGQMAEALIRGLLSAQLVAPEALYVVEPSGERLDLLRNRYHIQPARDEADLCAHCATLLAAIKPQLAATVLAGYRPYLTEEHLLLSIMAGVSLSGLRRFAGPQPRLIRAMPNTPALVLAGATAFSPDDSATEADRKLAKTVFDAVGTSLEVPEKLLDGVTGLSGSGPGYVFVFLEALIDGGILAGLPREQAEQLALQTLYGSAKLALESGETAATLKGRVTSPGGTTIEGIQTLEQGAFRALVMAAVREASRRSRELGR; translated from the coding sequence ATGACGACCATCGTTGGAACGCTCGGCTGCATCGGCGGCGGCCAGATGGCGGAAGCCCTGATCCGCGGCCTTTTGAGCGCGCAGTTGGTGGCGCCGGAAGCCCTGTACGTGGTGGAACCCAGCGGGGAACGGCTTGACCTGCTGCGGAACCGCTACCACATTCAGCCTGCGCGGGACGAGGCCGATCTCTGCGCTCACTGCGCCACGTTGCTGGCCGCCATAAAGCCGCAACTGGCCGCCACGGTGCTCGCTGGCTACAGGCCCTATCTGACGGAAGAGCATCTGCTGCTCTCCATCATGGCCGGCGTGTCCCTGTCTGGCCTGCGCCGCTTTGCCGGCCCCCAGCCGCGTCTGATCCGGGCCATGCCCAACACCCCGGCTTTGGTACTGGCCGGGGCCACGGCCTTCAGCCCCGACGACTCGGCCACGGAGGCGGACCGGAAGCTCGCCAAAACGGTTTTTGACGCGGTGGGCACCAGCCTGGAAGTACCGGAAAAACTGCTTGATGGGGTCACCGGCCTGAGCGGCAGCGGGCCAGGCTATGTCTTTGTCTTCCTCGAGGCCCTGATCGACGGCGGCATTCTGGCCGGCCTGCCCCGGGAGCAGGCAGAGCAGCTCGCCCTGCAGACCCTGTACGGCAGCGCCAAACTGGCACTGGAAAGCGGCGAAACCGCTGCCACGCTGAAAGGCCGGGTCACGTCGCCGGGCGGCACGACCATCGAGGGCATTCAGACCCTGGAGCAGGGGGCTTTTCGTGCTCTGGTGATGGCGGCCGTGCGTGAGGCCAGCCGCCGCTCCCGGGAGCTGGGCCGATGA